One stretch of Pseudomonas fragi DNA includes these proteins:
- the kdpA gene encoding potassium-transporting ATPase subunit KdpA translates to MHSYDYGLILAFFALVLLPAPWLGRFYYKVMEGQRTWLSPVLGPVEKICYRIAGVDPATEQSWQKYTLALLVFNLMGFVLLFAILLFQQYLPLNPQQLPGQEWTQAFNTAVSFVTNTNWQSYSGEATLSYFSQMAGLTVQNFVSAATGLAVLVALCRGISRRSVHTLGNFWVDMTRATLYGLLPLCLVLALLLVWQGVPQTFAHYVNAVTMQGVDQVIPLGPAASQIAIKQLGTNGGGFFGVNSAHPFENPSAWSNLFELASIILIPVALVFTFGHYVKDLRQSRAIIACMLALFLIGGGTALYAEYQPNPALNSPLVEQSAPLEGKEARFGTTGSVLWTETTTSASNGSVNAMHDSLNPLTGMVALVNMMVGEVIFGGVGAGLYGMLLNVLIAVFLAGLMIGRTPEYLGKKLQAREVQLLVVTLLVMPVGVLVLGSIAAVLPGAVASVSNPGPHGFSQVLYAFTSASANNGSAFAGLNANTPFYNLMLGLGMLIGRFGYILPVLALAGSLAIKKSAPIGQDSFPTHGPLFVALLTVTILLMGGLTFLPTLALGPIAEQLTQGF, encoded by the coding sequence ATGCACAGTTATGACTATGGGCTGATCCTCGCCTTTTTTGCCCTGGTGCTGTTGCCTGCACCCTGGCTGGGGCGTTTTTACTACAAGGTGATGGAGGGTCAGCGCACCTGGCTGAGCCCGGTTCTGGGGCCGGTCGAAAAAATCTGTTATCGCATCGCCGGGGTCGACCCGGCCACCGAGCAAAGCTGGCAGAAGTACACCCTGGCCCTGCTGGTGTTCAACCTGATGGGCTTTGTGCTGTTGTTCGCCATTTTGCTGTTCCAGCAGTACCTGCCACTTAACCCCCAGCAGTTGCCGGGGCAGGAGTGGACGCAAGCGTTCAACACCGCGGTGAGTTTTGTCACCAACACCAACTGGCAGAGCTACAGCGGTGAAGCGACCCTCAGTTACTTCAGCCAGATGGCCGGGCTGACCGTGCAGAACTTTGTCAGCGCCGCCACCGGCCTCGCCGTGCTGGTCGCCTTGTGCCGTGGTATCAGCCGTCGCTCGGTCCATACCCTGGGCAACTTCTGGGTCGACATGACCCGCGCCACCCTCTACGGCCTGCTGCCGTTGTGTCTGGTGCTGGCGTTGCTGCTGGTGTGGCAGGGCGTGCCGCAAACCTTCGCCCATTACGTCAATGCCGTGACGATGCAGGGCGTCGATCAAGTGATCCCGCTGGGCCCGGCTGCCAGCCAGATTGCGATCAAGCAACTGGGCACCAACGGCGGCGGCTTTTTCGGTGTGAACTCGGCGCATCCGTTCGAGAACCCGAGTGCCTGGAGCAACCTGTTCGAGCTGGCCTCGATCATCCTGATCCCGGTGGCACTGGTGTTCACCTTCGGTCATTACGTCAAGGACCTGCGCCAGAGCCGCGCAATCATCGCCTGCATGCTGGCCTTGTTCTTGATCGGCGGCGGTACGGCGTTGTATGCCGAGTACCAGCCGAACCCGGCACTCAACAGCCCGCTGGTTGAACAGAGCGCACCGCTGGAAGGCAAGGAAGCCCGCTTTGGCACCACCGGCAGCGTGTTGTGGACCGAAACCACGACCTCGGCCTCCAACGGCTCGGTCAACGCCATGCACGACAGCCTCAACCCGCTGACCGGGATGGTGGCGCTGGTCAACATGATGGTCGGCGAAGTGATCTTCGGCGGTGTCGGTGCCGGGCTCTACGGCATGTTGCTCAACGTGTTGATCGCGGTGTTTCTCGCCGGCCTGATGATCGGCCGCACCCCTGAATATCTGGGTAAAAAACTCCAGGCCAGGGAAGTCCAGCTGCTGGTGGTGACCTTGCTGGTGATGCCGGTGGGCGTGCTGGTGCTGGGTTCGATTGCCGCCGTGCTGCCCGGTGCCGTGGCCTCGGTGAGCAACCCCGGACCCCACGGTTTCAGTCAGGTGCTGTACGCCTTTACTTCGGCCAGTGCCAACAACGGGTCGGCGTTTGCCGGGCTTAACGCCAACACACCGTTCTACAACCTGATGCTGGGCCTGGGCATGTTGATCGGGCGCTTCGGTTACATCCTGCCGGTGCTGGCATTGGCGGGCAGCCTGGCAATCAAGAAAAGTGCGCCCATTGGCCAGGACAGTTTCCCCACCCACGGCCCGCTGTTTGTCGCGCTGCTGACGGTGACCATCTTGCTGATGGGCGGCCTGACCTTTTTGCCGACATTGGCCCTCGGCCCAATCGCCGAACAACTGACCCAGGGCTTCTGA
- a CDS encoding YcgN family cysteine cluster protein, with product MAAIVEPFWIRKTLDQLDQEEWESLCDGCGLCCLQKLEDEDDNSVYYTRIACKLLDLKTCQCTDYPNRRDSVPDCIQLSPGKAEEFKWLPPTCGYRLVSERKDLPLWHHLVCGDPDAVHHERISQSGRMLAEGSVPEDDWEDHLIFRAG from the coding sequence ATGGCCGCAATCGTTGAACCGTTCTGGATCCGCAAGACCCTCGATCAACTTGATCAAGAGGAATGGGAGTCGCTGTGCGACGGCTGCGGGTTGTGCTGCTTGCAAAAGCTCGAAGATGAAGACGACAACAGCGTCTACTACACGCGCATCGCCTGCAAGCTGCTCGACCTGAAGACGTGCCAGTGCACTGACTACCCTAACCGTCGTGATTCAGTCCCGGACTGCATTCAACTGTCGCCGGGCAAGGCCGAAGAGTTCAAGTGGCTGCCGCCGACCTGCGGTTACCGGCTGGTGAGCGAGCGCAAGGATCTGCCGCTGTGGCATCACCTGGTGTGCGGCGACCCGGATGCTGTGCACCATGAACGCATTTCACAGTCAGGGCGCATGCTGGCCGAAGGCAGCGTGCCGGAAGACGACTGGGAAGATCATCTGATTTTCCGCGCCGGCTAA
- the kdpF gene encoding K(+)-transporting ATPase subunit F, which yields MGILDGVSLLLAVALFVYLLVALLRADRN from the coding sequence ATGGGCATTCTGGATGGGGTGTCGCTGCTGCTGGCAGTGGCGCTGTTCGTTTATCTGCTGGTTGCGCTGTTGCGCGCAGACCGGAACTAG